The following are from one region of the Klebsiella aerogenes genome:
- a CDS encoding thioesterase family protein, whose translation MLNDPRFTAEVELTIPFHDIDMMGVVWHGNYFRYFEIAREALLNQFNYGYRQMKASGYLWPVVDTRVKYRGVITFEQRIRVRARIEEFENRLRIGYDIFDADSGKRTTSGYTIQVAVEENSREMCFVSPDILFERMGITP comes from the coding sequence GTGCTGAACGATCCCCGTTTTACGGCTGAAGTAGAGCTGACCATTCCCTTTCATGACATCGATATGATGGGCGTCGTGTGGCACGGCAACTATTTTCGCTACTTCGAGATTGCCCGTGAGGCGCTACTTAACCAGTTCAACTACGGCTATCGGCAAATGAAAGCCTCAGGATATCTGTGGCCAGTGGTCGATACCCGCGTCAAGTACCGCGGCGTTATCACCTTCGAGCAGCGTATTCGCGTGCGCGCGCGAATAGAAGAGTTCGAAAATCGTCTGCGTATTGGCTACGACATTTTTGATGCCGATAGCGGCAAGCGCACCACCAGCGGTTATACCATCCAGGTCGCGGTGGAAGAGAACAGCCGCGAGATGTGCTTCGTCAGCCCGGATATCCTGTTTGAGCGCATGGGGATCACGCCATGA